From Fibrobacter sp. UWT2, the proteins below share one genomic window:
- a CDS encoding GatB/YqeY domain-containing protein, with protein sequence MSSALLTKIKDDIKAAMKAHDSETLGTLRTLHSDIKNEAMKSGATPAQIEETITDEMCVDVLARSVKQKQEAIDILTKGGFMDKIPAEEAIIALYRKYMPAEMTEDEVKALIAEIKDATGASSPKDMGKIMKELSPKVKGRFDAKRASALVQEALK encoded by the coding sequence ATGAGCAGTGCATTGCTGACTAAGATTAAGGATGATATCAAGGCCGCCATGAAGGCGCACGATTCCGAAACTCTCGGAACGCTCCGTACCCTCCATTCCGACATCAAGAACGAAGCCATGAAGAGCGGTGCCACTCCGGCACAGATCGAAGAAACGATCACCGACGAAATGTGCGTCGACGTTCTTGCCCGCAGTGTCAAGCAGAAGCAGGAAGCCATCGACATCCTCACGAAGGGTGGCTTCATGGACAAGATTCCGGCTGAAGAAGCAATCATTGCCCTGTACCGCAAGTACATGCCTGCCGAAATGACCGAAGACGAAGTCAAGGCCCTCATTGCAGAAATCAAGGACGCGACGGGTGCCTCTAGCCCGAAAGACATGGGCAAGATCATGAAGGAACTTTCCCCGAAGGTCAAGGGCCGTTTCGACGCCAAGCGCGCCTCTGCCCTGGTTCAGGAAGCGTTGAAGTAA
- the rpsU gene encoding 30S ribosomal protein S21 — MIGVIVKSNEPFERALKRFTKSCEKNGIISDVKKRQRFEKPSEEKKRIETAARRKRLKEIADQNRKRLY, encoded by the coding sequence GTGATCGGCGTAATTGTTAAGTCCAACGAACCTTTTGAACGCGCTCTCAAGCGTTTCACCAAGTCCTGCGAAAAGAATGGCATCATTTCTGATGTCAAGAAGCGTCAGCGCTTCGAAAAGCCTTCTGAAGAAAAGAAGCGCATCGAAACTGCTGCTCGTCGCAAGCGCTTGAAGGAAATCGCTGACCAGAACCGTAAGCGCCTCTACTAA
- a CDS encoding SPOR domain-containing protein, translating into MKKSILSLSAIALASSMLVACNDEEELVPKMDPAKPPAEQPAAQAAEQPKADEPELVPIQSLSGNAESKDAAVEEPAKNAVPAAAGSVQPLSKGEYVIQVSIQSSKRAADGIVKKLAESGIKAYVAEVENPGELEGTYYRIRVGYFESSANAQEYGKQVLSPLNYAWWVDKSKNDDVGNPGGDEYYSNNSYSNSNTYNEPAAAPEPEPAPAPAPEPAPAPAPEPEPAPAPEPAPAPAPAPEPAPAPAAPAADNFDDWE; encoded by the coding sequence ATGAAAAAGTCAATCTTGTCTCTGAGTGCCATTGCCCTTGCAAGCTCCATGCTTGTGGCTTGCAATGATGAAGAAGAACTCGTCCCGAAGATGGATCCGGCAAAGCCCCCCGCAGAACAGCCGGCTGCACAGGCCGCCGAACAGCCCAAGGCCGACGAACCGGAACTCGTACCCATCCAGTCCCTTTCTGGAAACGCCGAATCCAAGGATGCGGCCGTTGAAGAACCAGCCAAGAATGCAGTTCCCGCTGCCGCAGGCAGTGTCCAGCCCCTTTCCAAGGGCGAATACGTCATTCAGGTGAGCATCCAGTCTTCCAAGAGAGCCGCCGACGGTATCGTGAAAAAGCTCGCCGAAAGCGGAATCAAGGCCTATGTCGCCGAAGTGGAAAACCCGGGTGAACTGGAAGGCACCTACTACCGCATCCGCGTCGGCTATTTCGAATCTAGCGCCAACGCCCAGGAATACGGCAAGCAAGTTCTCTCTCCGCTGAACTATGCCTGGTGGGTCGACAAGAGCAAGAACGACGACGTCGGCAACCCCGGTGGCGACGAATACTACTCCAACAACTCTTACTCTAATTCTAATACTTATAATGAACCGGCTGCAGCACCCGAGCCTGAACCGGCTCCTGCCCCGGCACCCGAACCGGCTCCCGCTCCCGCACCTGAGCCTGAACCCGCACCGGCACCCGAACCGGCTCCTGCTCCTGCACCCGCTCCGGAACCGGCACCTGCACCCGCAGCTCCGGCCGCAGACAACTTCGACGACTGGGAATAA
- a CDS encoding glucokinase, with protein MEIKWLNPDAKFDRLVLAGDIGGTNTNLGLVGYKDGKFTLILETDCPSKDIDGLDAPIRETLKIAVESRADLKPSHICISAAGPVANNKCVMTNLPWSVDGDALSAATGIPTLVINDFMAISYGIPTLDVDDPAQIHKLVHTDGSTPAPQKTTKAVIGPGTGMGVGFLAFDGQKYIPACSEGGHSTFAPFDKDSQEFHDYMEKKIGMVPGVEPLVSGMGLRNMYEWWKETRGVPDNEAFKKIEETEPNDRPKYISRASDTDPVAAEMMRLFVKMLARFASDAATLFLPLGGFYLAGGTVQKDLRWLERDNLFMKYFEKNYNPNIRPLLNKIPVYVIKDYSISLYGAANASLNLQK; from the coding sequence ATGGAAATCAAATGGCTTAATCCTGATGCAAAATTTGACCGTCTTGTTTTGGCGGGCGATATTGGTGGCACTAACACGAACCTTGGCTTGGTGGGCTACAAGGACGGCAAGTTCACACTGATCCTTGAAACGGATTGCCCGTCCAAGGATATCGATGGCTTGGATGCCCCGATTCGTGAAACGCTCAAGATTGCAGTCGAAAGTCGCGCAGACTTGAAGCCGTCCCACATTTGCATTAGTGCCGCCGGCCCCGTGGCAAACAACAAGTGCGTCATGACCAACCTTCCGTGGAGTGTCGATGGCGATGCCCTTAGCGCTGCGACGGGAATCCCGACGCTCGTGATCAACGACTTCATGGCCATTAGCTACGGCATCCCGACACTCGATGTGGATGATCCCGCCCAGATTCACAAACTCGTACATACCGACGGTAGCACGCCTGCTCCGCAGAAGACCACCAAGGCCGTGATTGGTCCGGGTACCGGCATGGGTGTCGGCTTCCTCGCCTTTGACGGTCAGAAGTATATTCCGGCTTGCTCCGAAGGTGGCCACTCTACGTTTGCCCCGTTCGACAAGGATTCCCAGGAATTCCACGATTACATGGAAAAGAAGATCGGCATGGTTCCTGGCGTCGAACCGCTCGTTTCCGGCATGGGCCTTCGCAACATGTATGAATGGTGGAAGGAAACCCGCGGTGTTCCCGATAACGAAGCCTTCAAGAAGATTGAAGAAACCGAACCGAATGATCGTCCGAAGTACATCAGCCGCGCCAGCGATACCGATCCGGTCGCTGCCGAAATGATGCGCCTGTTTGTGAAGATGCTTGCCCGCTTTGCAAGTGACGCCGCTACGCTGTTCCTCCCGCTGGGTGGTTTCTACCTGGCTGGCGGTACCGTGCAGAAGGACCTTCGCTGGCTCGAACGCGACAACCTGTTCATGAAGTATTTCGAAAAGAACTACAATCCGAACATCCGTCCGCTCCTGAACAAGATTCCGGTGTACGTCATCAAGGATTACAGCATCAGCCTTTATGGCGCTGCTAACGCAAGCCTGAACTTGCAGAAGTAA
- a CDS encoding FKBP-type peptidyl-prolyl cis-trans isomerase: MSKLKIFLVLLMCSACFAIPFKVETVREGSGDPIRAGQLIRVHYKSYVYLDSVKILAEKARLADSLRIADSLRLANDFNSDQIAGMTKVDTTKLVNDKSKKKKSKSKKETPAAVDTVAAVVDSSAVPKTFVDSIAPLPTDTRFRMFSESYAGGEPLEFTLGMGLVIPGWEKGLLEMKPGEVRKLYVPYQMGYGENSLEGVPEYSDLFFIVELVSADPPMEPDVFPKSVEGLKWREAAKGLKVYDEKIGNGKPAVVGSVLKTHYTGWLLSGRKFGSSKDIGKPLQVVMGAGKMIKGWEVGLEGMREGGVRWFRVSPAMGYGATAYSMIPSNSTLIFRVELISSEVDDAVVANMDFFPDTTTLTFENGPEGLRYAIIKQGEGDPAQKGNVAKVHYTGWLTNGYKFDSSRDRGQVFGFTLGAGRVIRGWELGVQGMLPGEKRILVVPPGLGYGARGAGPIPGGSTLIFAVEYLGE, encoded by the coding sequence ATGTCGAAATTGAAGATTTTTCTTGTATTGCTGATGTGTAGCGCCTGTTTTGCCATTCCCTTCAAGGTTGAAACGGTTAGGGAAGGCTCCGGAGACCCAATTCGGGCAGGTCAGCTTATCAGGGTGCATTACAAAAGCTACGTGTATTTAGACAGCGTAAAAATCTTGGCTGAAAAAGCCCGTCTCGCCGATTCCCTGCGCATTGCAGATTCTCTTCGTCTTGCAAATGACTTTAATTCCGATCAGATTGCTGGAATGACAAAAGTTGACACGACGAAATTGGTGAACGACAAGTCCAAGAAGAAAAAATCCAAGAGCAAAAAAGAAACTCCGGCTGCAGTAGATACGGTTGCCGCAGTAGTCGATTCTTCGGCAGTTCCCAAAACCTTTGTGGATTCTATCGCACCTCTTCCGACCGATACCCGTTTCAGAATGTTCTCGGAATCTTATGCCGGCGGCGAACCGCTTGAATTCACGCTGGGTATGGGTCTTGTGATTCCCGGTTGGGAAAAGGGCCTGCTGGAAATGAAGCCGGGTGAAGTCCGCAAACTTTATGTGCCTTACCAGATGGGCTATGGTGAAAACTCTCTCGAAGGCGTTCCTGAATATTCCGACCTGTTCTTTATTGTAGAACTCGTCAGTGCAGATCCTCCCATGGAACCCGATGTGTTCCCCAAGAGTGTGGAAGGACTCAAGTGGCGTGAAGCGGCAAAGGGACTCAAGGTTTATGACGAAAAAATTGGTAACGGAAAGCCTGCCGTAGTAGGTTCCGTGCTCAAGACGCATTACACCGGCTGGCTCCTTTCGGGCCGCAAGTTCGGTTCTTCTAAGGATATCGGCAAGCCTCTTCAGGTGGTGATGGGTGCCGGCAAGATGATCAAGGGCTGGGAAGTCGGTCTCGAAGGAATGCGCGAAGGTGGCGTGCGTTGGTTCCGCGTGTCTCCGGCCATGGGTTACGGCGCTACCGCCTATTCCATGATTCCTTCTAATTCCACGTTGATTTTCCGAGTAGAATTGATTTCTTCCGAAGTGGACGATGCCGTTGTCGCGAATATGGATTTCTTCCCCGACACCACGACGCTTACATTTGAAAACGGCCCCGAAGGTCTCCGCTATGCAATTATCAAGCAGGGCGAAGGCGATCCCGCTCAGAAGGGCAATGTGGCCAAGGTGCATTACACCGGTTGGCTTACCAACGGTTACAAGTTTGACAGTTCTCGCGATCGTGGACAGGTCTTTGGATTTACGCTGGGTGCCGGCCGCGTGATTCGCGGTTGGGAACTGGGTGTGCAGGGCATGCTCCCTGGCGAAAAGAGAATCTTGGTGGTGCCGCCCGGACTCGGTTACGGTGCCCGCGGTGCAGGCCCGATTCCTGGTGGCTCTACACTGATCTTTGCAGTTGAATATCTTGGAGAATAA
- a CDS encoding PorV/PorQ family protein — translation MRKSLLTALLFAPALSFAAGSAIITLEMPVGARQLGMGEAGAALADDPTAMYYNPAGLAFGPLADEWRMSYPADSKNAPFFTSMASRSKDGFFSKSELWAGTAQGILKFDGEQWVNYHSITLQGNAKVRDAVKVYVGSERGLDEYVRQVKKFNDIKNADDEKHVVEVKMPWNLVVKDTITAVLYNKGTEKLWVGTPKSLYRFDGKAWKSYDDELGNHRITALESQGASVWIGTEDGLFVYRNGQFEQKGKVLPSQKIRSLVWSENRKELYVAVEGAGIARLIPKKSVNDKDRWSLFTEEDGIMDLSPTSLAVDSSGHIWAAHNGGLSHFTLRKWEQVQFADNKVNDISVDQRGGIWIATDKGVWRHLPDYATASGRKAELERGAAEEEGSTKSEDEWVHYHSGNGLSTNKVWAVLPQGGDVWFSTANGMEQFKDADYQITAFYEKLLPILNIPDLYHLYAGMTIPLNDWGTLGFFVNFVSFGSTVASGDVDADDLVAYNSSEIVGGFSYGTRFPNDWGLGLSIKFFYSDLSSGAAAGEEEATTFGYAFDIGVLKKNLFIDKLNFALVLANIGPSVYYVDKTIEDPIPLTWRLGLSYEILSLADYKWTVVADYNREVVYDDAKGNPEPFYISSWKSLIHPEKDGNKVKESIMQGVFNLGTEFVYANTIALRAGYLYDETGKRNEVDLGFGFMLSDVLQFDFATIKDVGDNDGVRDGQMRFGMLFKF, via the coding sequence TTGCGTAAATCTCTACTTACAGCACTTCTTTTTGCGCCCGCATTGTCTTTTGCGGCCGGTTCTGCCATTATCACGCTTGAAATGCCCGTAGGCGCACGCCAGCTGGGTATGGGCGAAGCCGGAGCAGCCCTTGCCGACGACCCGACTGCCATGTACTACAACCCGGCAGGTCTCGCCTTCGGCCCTTTGGCCGACGAATGGCGCATGAGCTATCCCGCCGATTCCAAGAACGCCCCCTTCTTCACGAGCATGGCCTCCCGTTCCAAGGATGGCTTCTTCAGCAAGAGTGAACTCTGGGCAGGAACCGCACAGGGCATTTTGAAATTTGACGGCGAACAGTGGGTCAACTACCACTCCATTACCCTGCAAGGTAACGCCAAGGTCCGCGACGCCGTAAAAGTCTATGTAGGCTCCGAACGCGGCCTGGACGAATATGTGCGCCAGGTGAAAAAGTTCAACGACATCAAGAATGCCGACGACGAAAAGCACGTGGTCGAAGTCAAGATGCCCTGGAACCTGGTGGTCAAAGACACCATCACGGCAGTCCTTTACAACAAGGGCACCGAAAAGCTCTGGGTAGGCACCCCCAAGTCCCTTTACCGTTTCGACGGTAAGGCCTGGAAGAGCTACGATGACGAACTGGGCAATCACCGCATTACCGCTCTCGAAAGCCAGGGCGCATCTGTCTGGATCGGTACCGAAGACGGTCTGTTCGTTTACCGCAACGGCCAATTCGAACAGAAAGGCAAGGTGCTCCCCAGCCAAAAGATCCGTTCCTTGGTGTGGTCCGAAAACCGCAAGGAACTTTACGTGGCAGTCGAAGGCGCCGGTATCGCCAGACTCATTCCTAAAAAGAGTGTCAACGACAAAGACCGCTGGAGCCTGTTCACCGAAGAAGACGGCATTATGGACCTGAGCCCCACATCTCTTGCCGTGGATAGTTCGGGCCACATTTGGGCAGCCCATAACGGAGGTCTTTCCCACTTCACGCTGCGCAAGTGGGAACAGGTGCAGTTTGCAGACAACAAGGTGAACGACATTTCCGTGGACCAACGTGGTGGCATCTGGATTGCAACCGACAAGGGCGTATGGCGCCACCTGCCGGACTACGCCACCGCAAGCGGCCGCAAGGCAGAACTTGAACGCGGCGCCGCCGAAGAAGAAGGTTCCACCAAGAGCGAAGACGAATGGGTCCACTACCATAGCGGCAACGGCCTCAGCACCAACAAGGTGTGGGCAGTCCTCCCCCAGGGTGGCGACGTATGGTTCAGCACCGCCAACGGCATGGAGCAGTTCAAGGACGCCGACTACCAGATTACCGCCTTCTACGAAAAGCTCTTGCCGATTTTGAATATCCCCGACCTGTATCACCTCTATGCAGGCATGACAATTCCGCTGAACGACTGGGGCACACTCGGCTTCTTCGTGAACTTCGTGAGCTTCGGCTCTACGGTCGCCTCGGGTGACGTGGACGCCGACGATCTCGTCGCCTATAACAGCTCCGAAATCGTGGGCGGATTCAGCTACGGTACGCGATTCCCCAACGACTGGGGCCTGGGCCTTTCCATCAAGTTCTTCTATTCCGACCTGAGTTCCGGCGCGGCCGCAGGCGAAGAAGAAGCAACCACCTTCGGTTACGCATTCGATATCGGCGTTCTGAAGAAGAACTTGTTTATAGACAAATTAAATTTCGCCTTGGTACTCGCCAACATCGGTCCGAGCGTCTACTATGTGGACAAGACCATCGAAGACCCGATTCCGCTGACCTGGCGTCTGGGACTTTCTTATGAAATCTTGAGCCTCGCCGATTACAAGTGGACCGTGGTCGCCGACTACAACCGCGAAGTCGTCTATGACGACGCCAAGGGCAATCCGGAACCGTTCTACATTTCGAGCTGGAAGTCCCTGATCCACCCCGAAAAGGACGGCAACAAGGTCAAGGAATCCATTATGCAGGGCGTGTTCAACCTGGGTACCGAATTCGTGTACGCCAACACTATCGCACTGCGCGCCGGTTACCTGTACGACGAAACCGGAAAGCGTAACGAAGTGGACTTGGGCTTCGGCTTCATGCTCTCCGACGTGTTGCAGTTCGACTTCGCCACCATCAAGGACGTAGGCGACAACGACGGCGTGCGCGACGGTCAGATGCGTTTCGGCATGCTGTTCAAGTTCTAA
- a CDS encoding flavodoxin → MFRNLKLTAAAMSAFAASFVFTACNEQETTEVKKEVAEVAAPAPSKSVVVYFSQNGATKKLAEIFQKAKSADAVELKLVTAYPSTYDSTIAAVKAQRDAKQWPVLENAKVELDKYDTVYLGYPIMFGSFAPPIYTFLDSNDLSGKVVVPFCTYGSGGRKASAAELKTLEPNANVTLAYGISNKRMTAENGAEVAAKEVEGFFADLETGKTDEMLMGGFSEQRPLAAEDSAVFAEATKDYAYLGLKPLSVSTQIVAGTNYLFVCEMNAFGGPAVQTNVKIFKPLPDRGAAELIVVEK, encoded by the coding sequence ATGTTCCGCAATTTAAAGTTGACGGCGGCTGCAATGTCTGCATTTGCGGCGTCGTTTGTATTTACTGCCTGCAACGAGCAGGAAACTACCGAGGTGAAAAAGGAAGTGGCCGAAGTTGCTGCACCCGCTCCCTCGAAGTCTGTGGTGGTGTACTTCTCGCAGAACGGGGCGACCAAGAAACTCGCCGAAATTTTCCAGAAGGCGAAGAGCGCCGATGCTGTGGAATTAAAGCTTGTGACGGCTTATCCTTCAACTTACGATAGCACGATTGCGGCGGTGAAAGCCCAACGCGATGCCAAGCAGTGGCCGGTCCTTGAAAACGCCAAGGTGGAACTGGACAAGTACGATACGGTGTACTTGGGTTATCCGATTATGTTCGGCAGTTTTGCTCCGCCCATTTACACCTTCCTCGATTCGAACGATTTGAGTGGCAAGGTGGTGGTGCCCTTCTGCACTTATGGCAGCGGTGGCCGCAAGGCGTCTGCCGCAGAACTCAAGACTCTTGAACCTAACGCGAACGTGACGCTTGCCTACGGTATTTCTAATAAGCGCATGACGGCGGAGAATGGCGCCGAAGTCGCCGCCAAAGAAGTCGAAGGATTCTTTGCCGATTTGGAAACGGGCAAGACCGATGAAATGCTGATGGGCGGTTTCTCGGAACAGCGTCCGCTTGCTGCAGAAGATTCTGCCGTATTTGCCGAGGCGACCAAGGACTATGCCTATTTGGGACTCAAACCGCTTTCCGTTTCGACGCAGATTGTTGCGGGCACGAATTACTTGTTCGTGTGCGAAATGAACGCCTTCGGTGGACCGGCGGTTCAGACTAATGTGAAAATCTTCAAGCCGCTTCCGGATCGTGGCGCTGCTGAATTGATTGTTGTTGAAAAATAA
- a CDS encoding HD domain-containing phosphohydrolase, with protein sequence MKAALKKIFDFENGSSLKSVLLLIVAGLLLNIIPAKIALALHLPLFLDCLGTILTAMLGGNLPAVIVGFASNAINGISDPVTMFYGVISIFIAALATFFYHQRFFKNIPRLFVVILSFALIGGGIGSVFTYFLYGFNFGEGISAPFAVAFHEVLGWNKFTSQLWADIVIDFFDKGVVVIAAVFVFRFIPRAIKNHLNKVVLRVNHQDVMKKMVRYSLLRKVVYMVIAAEVLLGGLACTIGFFLYRENSVNNFISIANGVTKAASTAINPDKVDDYINKGFEVDDYEFVRKVLGSIRESFPQTKYLYVYQIRKDGCHVVFDLDTDGEPGGSPGDVVEFDPSFEPYLSTLLAGGEIEPIISDDKYGWLLTVYRPIRNSSNKTVAYIAADISMENIIRDEAIFFIKMLSLFFGLSIIIMSIVLELVKRGVVIPMNQMSLAAMKIAANTTRASMLDTEKVDLESIRDSVERLGKVGVQTRDEIEHLYEAIYTMASDTYNFIQRVQEQNERIRRMQEIIIMEFAEVVEARDKSTGNHIKKTAEYVEAIALQLKAEGKFKDVLTDAYIEKLKRAAPLHDIGKIAVSDLILNKPGKLTDEEFTIMKSHTTEGWKILTKMVEDAGDTIDADYMVESIDMAHYHHEKWDGSGYPTHIKGEEIPLSARIMAVADVFDALVAERVYKKPFTYEKAMAIITEGSGKHFDPDIVEAFTHISERLYGARTKLPPQPEEAAPEQSKS encoded by the coding sequence ATGAAAGCGGCTCTTAAAAAAATATTTGATTTCGAAAACGGGTCCAGCTTAAAAAGCGTTCTGCTGCTTATTGTCGCAGGCTTGTTATTGAATATCATTCCGGCAAAGATTGCGCTGGCGTTGCACCTCCCGCTTTTTTTGGACTGCTTGGGAACGATTCTTACCGCAATGCTTGGCGGAAACCTGCCCGCAGTCATAGTCGGTTTTGCCTCGAATGCGATTAACGGTATTTCGGACCCCGTGACCATGTTCTACGGGGTAATCAGTATTTTTATTGCTGCCCTTGCGACCTTCTTTTACCACCAGCGCTTTTTCAAGAATATCCCGCGCCTGTTTGTCGTAATTCTTTCGTTTGCCTTGATTGGCGGCGGTATCGGGTCTGTCTTTACCTATTTCCTGTACGGGTTCAATTTCGGCGAAGGTATTTCGGCCCCGTTTGCCGTAGCGTTCCACGAAGTCCTTGGTTGGAACAAGTTTACCTCGCAGCTTTGGGCCGATATCGTTATTGACTTCTTCGACAAGGGCGTCGTCGTCATCGCGGCGGTGTTTGTTTTCCGCTTCATTCCGCGTGCCATCAAGAACCATTTGAACAAGGTGGTCCTGCGAGTCAATCACCAAGATGTCATGAAAAAGATGGTGCGCTACTCCTTGCTCCGCAAGGTGGTGTACATGGTGATTGCGGCTGAAGTCCTTCTGGGCGGTCTCGCTTGTACGATCGGCTTCTTCCTGTATCGAGAAAATTCCGTCAATAACTTCATCAGCATTGCAAATGGTGTGACCAAGGCTGCCTCTACGGCAATCAATCCCGACAAGGTTGATGATTACATCAACAAAGGCTTTGAAGTTGACGACTACGAGTTCGTAAGGAAGGTCTTGGGTTCCATTAGGGAAAGTTTCCCGCAGACCAAGTACCTGTATGTGTACCAGATCCGTAAGGATGGTTGCCATGTGGTGTTCGACTTGGATACCGATGGAGAACCGGGAGGCTCTCCGGGTGACGTTGTGGAATTCGATCCTAGTTTTGAACCGTATTTGTCGACTCTTTTGGCCGGCGGCGAGATTGAACCGATTATCTCGGATGACAAGTACGGATGGTTGTTGACCGTATATCGACCGATCCGCAATTCGTCGAACAAGACGGTTGCCTATATTGCGGCTGATATCTCGATGGAAAATATTATCCGCGACGAAGCGATCTTCTTTATCAAGATGCTTTCCCTGTTCTTCGGGCTGTCCATTATCATCATGAGCATTGTGCTTGAACTTGTGAAGCGCGGTGTAGTGATTCCCATGAACCAGATGTCCCTTGCTGCAATGAAGATTGCCGCCAACACGACTCGTGCCAGCATGCTCGATACCGAAAAGGTGGACCTCGAAAGCATCAGGGATAGCGTGGAACGCCTCGGTAAAGTCGGGGTGCAGACAAGAGACGAAATCGAACATCTTTATGAAGCTATCTACACGATGGCGAGCGATACCTATAACTTTATCCAGCGTGTGCAGGAACAGAACGAACGTATCAGACGCATGCAGGAAATCATTATTATGGAATTCGCTGAAGTGGTTGAAGCCCGCGACAAGAGCACGGGTAACCACATTAAGAAAACCGCCGAATATGTGGAAGCGATTGCCCTGCAGCTCAAGGCCGAAGGCAAGTTCAAGGACGTGCTCACGGATGCTTACATTGAAAAGCTGAAACGCGCCGCTCCGTTGCATGATATCGGTAAGATTGCAGTGTCTGACTTGATCTTGAACAAACCGGGCAAGCTCACTGATGAAGAATTTACCATCATGAAGAGTCATACCACCGAAGGTTGGAAGATCCTGACCAAGATGGTGGAAGATGCCGGCGATACGATTGATGCCGACTACATGGTCGAATCGATCGATATGGCTCATTACCACCACGAAAAGTGGGACGGCTCGGGCTATCCGACGCATATCAAGGGCGAAGAGATTCCGTTGTCCGCAAGAATCATGGCTGTGGCTGACGTGTTCGATGCCCTGGTTGCAGAACGCGTTTACAAGAAGCCCTTCACTTATGAAAAGGCGATGGCGATTATTACCGAAGGTTCGGGCAAGCACTTTGACCCGGATATCGTGGAAGCCTTTACGCATATTTCTGAAAGACTTTATGGTGCTAGGACCAAGTTGCCGCCGCAGCCGGAAGAGGCTGCTCCGGAACAGTCCAAAAGTTAA
- a CDS encoding DUF167 domain-containing protein, protein MRISIKVHARSKRESVTELPDGSYKVEVKAPPVDGAANEAICELLAEHFHVHKRDVSVVSGATNNKKIVEIIK, encoded by the coding sequence ATGAGAATAAGCATCAAGGTCCATGCCCGGAGCAAGCGCGAAAGCGTGACAGAGCTCCCTGACGGGAGCTATAAAGTCGAGGTCAAGGCCCCTCCTGTGGATGGGGCGGCTAACGAAGCCATCTGTGAACTGCTAGCGGAGCACTTTCATGTGCATAAACGCGATGTTTCGGTGGTTTCAGGGGCCACGAATAACAAAAAGATAGTGGAAATTATCAAGTAG
- a CDS encoding DivIVA domain-containing protein: MELTPLDIRNQNFHKKNFGGIDPEEVKAFLDTAANAFEQMSRDKTDLTERLKVAEERVNYYRQIEKTIQDAVVTMQKTVDEVKATAEKEAEIIVAEAKARAVREVESTKKEAEELRMEIEQLKQLRTNYFIRCRALIKGQEDLLTAMENDQRMQEELKARPAAPGNVLA; this comes from the coding sequence ATGGAACTTACACCGTTGGATATCCGAAACCAGAACTTCCACAAGAAAAATTTCGGTGGAATCGATCCTGAAGAAGTCAAGGCTTTTCTGGATACCGCAGCCAATGCCTTCGAACAGATGTCCAGGGACAAGACCGACCTTACCGAACGCTTGAAGGTTGCCGAAGAACGCGTGAATTACTACCGCCAGATCGAAAAGACGATTCAGGACGCCGTAGTCACCATGCAGAAGACGGTTGACGAAGTCAAGGCCACCGCCGAAAAGGAAGCTGAAATTATCGTTGCCGAAGCCAAGGCCAGAGCGGTCCGCGAGGTGGAGTCCACCAAGAAAGAAGCCGAAGAACTCCGCATGGAGATCGAACAGCTCAAGCAATTGCGTACAAATTATTTTATCCGTTGCCGCGCCCTCATCAAGGGCCAGGAAGACTTGCTTACCGCTATGGAAAACGACCAGCGTATGCAGGAAGAACTGAAGGCTCGTCCGGCAGCCCCGGGAAATGTGCTCGCCTAG